Proteins encoded in a region of the Carassius auratus strain Wakin chromosome 21, ASM336829v1, whole genome shotgun sequence genome:
- the LOC113039048 gene encoding torsin-1A-like, whose product MNVRLPRTWTTVLHLIVISGLIVEAIEPVSTSLLLGTGAAVLGTVGRKLYHYLYETCDENWLNFNAAGLKNDLDRKLYGQHVAAQVILKAVTGFMNNKNPKKPLVLSLHGSTGTGKTFVSQLIAENIYIQGIKSNFVHLFTATAHFPHDAHIDKYKTHLQEWIRGNVSICPRSMFIFDEMDKMHPGLMDSIKPYLDFSDNLDGVSYRQAIFIFLSNAGGEMINEVTVKFWRDGRDREEIQLRDLETELSQSVFSNEGSGLRNSVLIDKKLVDFFVPFLPLEYKHVIQCGLAEMASQGFTPTNIVIKRMADDLIFFPKEERVFSVQGCKLIANKLHFYI is encoded by the exons atgaatGTTCGGCTGCCTCGCACATGGACAACTGTGCTGCACTTAATCGTGATCTCAGGGCTGATTGTGGAGGCCATAGAGCCCGTGTCCACCTCGCTGCTGCTGGGGACAGGAGCTGCAGTGCTGGGCACAGTGGGCAGGAAACTCTATCACTATTTATATGAAACATGTGATGAAAACTGGCTCAACTTTAATGCAGCAG GACTGAAGAATGACCTCGACAGGAAGCTGTACGGACAGCATGTTGCGGCTCAAGTCATCCTGAAAGCCGTCACAGGCTTCATGAACAACAAAAACCCAAAGAAACCGCTGGTTCTGTCCCTCCACGGCTCGACTGGGACCGGGAAGACCTTTGTGAGCCAACTTATagcagaaaatatttacattcaagGGATAAAGAGCAACTTTGTTCATCTGTTTACAGCGACAGCACACTTTCCTCACGATGCTCACATTGACAAGTACAAG ACACACTTACAGGAGTGGATACGAGGGAATGTTTCCATATGTCCTCGTTCGATGTTCATCTTTGATGAAATGGATAAAATGCATCCCGGGCTGATGGACAGTATTAAACCTTACCTGGACTTCTCAGACAACCTCGACGGAGTCTCTTATAGACAGGCcatcttcatcttcctcag caatgcTGGGGGTGAGATGATCAATGAGGTGACTGTGAAATTCTGGAGGGATGGTAGAGATCGAGAGGAGATCCAGCTGAGGGATCTAGAGACAGAACTTTCACAGTCAGTCTTCAGCAACGAAGGCA GTGGTTTAAGGAACAGTGTTTTAATTGATAAGAAACTGGTGGATTTCTTCGTGCCGTTTCTTCCTCTGGAGTACAAGCACGTCATTCAGTGTGGTTTGGCTGAGATGGCCAGTCAGGGTTTCACCCCAACAAACATTGTGATTAAAAGAATGGCTGATGACCTAATCTTCTTCCCTAAAGAGGAGCGTGTCTTCTCGGTCCAGGGCTGTAAGCTCATTGCCAACAAATTGCACTTTTATATATaa